Genomic window (Tenrec ecaudatus isolate mTenEca1 chromosome 16, mTenEca1.hap1, whole genome shotgun sequence):
TGGGCCTCAAAAGCAGCTTTGGTGTCGGAGGTGGGAAGCCCAGGACTTGACCGCGGTCCGTCCAGCGAGTCTGCACGCAGGTCCATCGCAGTATAGGTCTGCACATAGGACACAGGCCTCTCCGCCACCACCTCAAATGGCTTCCTGTCCTTGGAGTGCTCATGGGAAATGCTGTACAGGTTCACATAGGTCGGCttctgcttcaccacgctgccaCTGCCCTGTAACTTCACCTGCTTCAGCGGTTCCACGGAAGTGACCAGGTCTGTGTCTTTGAGGGAGGTGAAGAGGCTGCATTTTGTCAACAGGGTCCTTTCCTCGTAGCTGTGACTGAACTCCAGATGGGCCTTCAAGGACGACAGGCTTCTAAATCTGGTATGGTCGCCACAGCTCGGGCAGCGGAACGGCAGGCACACAGCAACATTCTCAAAGGACTCCTGCCAGGGGTATCTGCTTTCCTCAAAGGCCTTCTGCTGCATTACTCTGAAAGtcctggctggggagggagggggacaaaaagCACGCCGCTCATAGGCCTGTTTAAAAACTCCTAGCAAAATGACTGCTGCTGCCTAGCTCCCATAGGGCAGAGGCTTTTGGACTTCGAATGACTTTTACATGAACTCGGTGTTACAATGAAAACCTATAGCCCGTGGCCCAAATCCAGCCACATCCATTTGTTTCTGTGTTGTCTGCTTTTGCATCGTCAGGCCAGAGATGAATAGTGGCGACAGAAACTCTATGACCCACAGAGACAAAGAAGATGTATCATCTGCCCTCTACGGGACAGGAAAGGTGGGCAACATTCACCCCTTACCGAGGAGAGAGGGTGGAGCAGGTAAGTGACATCAGTAATCCACTGACAGGGACAGGTCCAGGCATGGGATGCACGTATCCTGCCCTCCGGCATTGGGAACACTAAATACCAAACTGTGCCCCACCTTAATGATAGCACCCTGATCAATAGGAGTATCCCCTCACCCCAAAAATGAGGAAAACTCACATGAAGTGTCAAAATAGGTCCTAAGCGAGCCAATTTAGGGATCTTCCCTGTATTGTAACTTAGGAACAGAGGCATGAAGCAATCTGAAAAAGTATTTCAACATGAGATATTTTTACCTTTCATTTGTCTTTTAATCACCGCTGGATGACAGCGCTCAAAGTGTTACCTTTGACAAGAATCGGCCCCCATACTTAGCTGTAATGCAATTTAGGGATCATCTGGCATAAGTGGGCTAATGACTATGGCCAGGATTTGATTGTAATACAGTGTTCTGGGAGCATTTGGCTTCTATCTGTTCCTGTTTTAATATGACAGCCTCTACAGATGGCCACTGTTTGAACCAGGTGCATATCAGCATAACTCTTTCGCTCAGAGGAAGTTCGTGTTTCTCTGTAGGAATTTGTTATCTCAGCCCTAGCAACAGATGACTGCTAGTCATCCAATTCTGCAGGGAGTGCAGGTCTCATCCCCCCAGGAATGGTTTCCACTTAAATATCACAGGCATTTGccgccccactcccacccccaaagaaCTGGGAGCATCTCAGTGGAAAGCGTTTTACTGAGTCCTCAACCACAAACTGAGGTGTAAACTGTCTCCGGGCAGCCAGCTGAGCGGGCAAAGCTTCCAGGCTAAAGCTTCCAGAATCTAGGCCCCCAAAGAGGGGAACCGCTTCTGTGCTTCGCAGGGCTGTACGACCACCGGCTTTCTAAAGGTGGGATGCAAACCTTGGACCACAGCAGGGCCATAAATGAAAGAAGGGGAGATCCGGATTCTAAGAGGCAATGGGGGGAAGGTACCATTCTTGGATTGGGGAAATGGAGAATCTAGTATTCTGGGTCATGTAGGCTTTCAAGGGCCCAATAGAAACCCCAAGCTACAAGGCTGGTGGCGACGCTCTCATTTACTCTGCATGGGCAGGACAGACTGGCAATGCCCTGGCCTCAGGGTCCCCAACCCTCTCCACCTTGTCCTACTGCGTGCTAACCCGCGGCTGCCAGCGTGGATATGTGCGCGCCGAGTCCCCGCAGGTGGGGGCCGGGAAGCTGGCTCTCCTAGCTCCCagtggggctgcggggacggggtCCCGGCCCTTCCCCTGCGCCGCCAGGTCCTGCCAGCCCCTTGCCCCGTCCCACCACCCCCGGGGCCGGGCCGCGGGCGCAGATGCCCAGTGGGCGCCACTCACCAGACTTGTTGCTGCAGCTGCAGCTcctcctgccgccgccgccgccggtgcTGATGCTGCGGGAGCGAAGCGGTTTTCAGCAGAGCCGTAAATCAGGCTGAGCCGGCCCgtgcccacccccgccccgccgcACCCCTGCGCCGGGACTGAGCGGCGGCCGGCCGGGCCGGAGCGGGGTGGGGtccggcgggggcggggccccGGGCCCCTCGGGGGTCCCGGAGCCAACGCCCCGGGGGCCCTGTGACGCACCGTCCCGGGGTCGCCCAACGGTGGGAGACAAGCGTGCTCTCCCCAGCCGCGGGGAACCCCGTCGGTGCTTCTCTCCCCCCCCAACCCCGAGGCGGGGGAGCCGACTCAGGATTCCAGTGACATCACGGGGAAGCAGCGCGGAGCATTCCCGGGGGAGGCAGGGGACAAGCGTGCCAGCCTCGGGGGCGCCGCGCTTCTGCAGGCCCTGGCAAGCCTGGGGCACGGGACAGTTACCAAGGAGAGGAACGAGCTGGGTGGATGGGGATGCAGATGAAGCCTGGCTGGTCGTCTTGGAAGAGGTGCCGGCAGAAGCTCAACGGGAAGAGAGCGCCCCCCAAAAAACGAACCTAGGGTGGCCGCTCTAGTTTTGCCAGCCAAGTGTCCTCGAACTAAATTAATGGCAGAACTGAATCTGAGAGCTTGGGCGAGTTGTAGATAACCAGTAAAaagacaagacttttcacccacagccccatgggggggggaggggggcacgccCCCTTCCCCAGGAGAAGGGGAGATTCACATTTAAAGCAAGTTTGTTTCTTTCTGAGGGAGCCTGATGACTCAGCTGTCAAAACGAATCAACAATTTGGGGAAGCTCTGGGGCCAACTCCTGAAATATGaaatcaaaattaaaatgattGGATTTTTGTGTCAAAATGAGATTCTGCCCTGGTCTTCTGTACACATCTAACCCAGCTTCTTGGTCACGGGGTGTCTTTCTTTAGAAGCTTATATTACTCAATTCAACACTGattttattccttttttattGTTGTGATATATACACATTATATAACAAAAAGATTCCTTTTAGCCATTTTTATTGTACAATCCAATGACATTAATTGCATTCACCGCGTTGTGCTACCATAACTCCCGTCAGAAACTCAAAACTCCCTCAGCAATAATTCatatcccctcttccccctcactTTTGTCTCTCTTCATTTGCTACTCTAGATAACTATTGCATGGAAGTGGGAGCAGACGATATTTGTCCTTCAGTGTCTGACTTACTTCACCGAGCATAATGTTTTCGAGGTCCATCCCTGCCGGGGCAGATCTcagatttttatttctcttgagaGCTAAATAATAGTTCGTTGTAAGgatatatcttttttttatcCAACGATCTATTGACAGATACCATTTATATTTTAACTGTAAGTGGTTCTGATTATCATAAAGCAGCAGTGTTTCGTCTGGGCTTTGACAGCTGAAAACCTCGCACGGGCCTATGTGCCTACCAGTTGCCTTCCATTGGGTCCCCTCATCACAACCTCGAGCTGTGCTAAGCAGGGCTTTAATACTTGATTTCCCAGAAGGATGTTGGCAGAACTTTCTTCCCAAGGTACTTCTTGGTACACTCAAACCTACCGTCTTTTGGATTCTAGCCAATCGCTTAACTGTCTCTACCACCCAGGCATAGACCTCTATGCCAGGTATCCCAGTTTTGGCTTAAGGGCTGTTTGATTTATTCTAAAGCCATTTTTAACTGTGCTGATTAAacttgcccccccaaaaaaaactaccCTAAAGGTAcattaatgtgtaaataaaaggccTGCATTGGGAGCCCACAGAAAGATTTCTGTCCCTGTCTGTCACACACCTCTACATGAAGTCGAGACCCTCCGTAAGGGTCttctcctgtcctgcagggctagTAAGTGGCCTGTGGTCGAGGCAGCCAGTTGGAATTAAAGAAGTCATTTCACCCACAGACTGTTGAGTTATTATTGAAATTCATGGCTACACCACCTTTTAAGGAGGGTGTGGGTAAACTTGCTCCAACTGTACTTAAAGGAGCAAGCTTCCTAAACCATTGCCAATTTCCCCAGGCCATGTCTTAGTCTTGTCTTTAAACAAGGATTGTTGCTGTGCGTGTTGTGCATCAGTTCCAGTACCCTCGCTCATTTAAGGTCCTCCAGAGTCAACACTCTGATCGAGTTTGAAAGCCTCCACCAGAATAATCTACTAGAAACATTCTATTTCCATTTAATTTTGTCGGCATGGCAACTACCAAGCAATACCACGGAGAGTGTCTTAAATCCCACAGCGGTCTGTTAGCCAGAGAGAGTCTGGAGGGAATGGGCCATCTACAGAGGTTAAAAATAGCCAAACTACGGCAAAGGGGGCCTCTCAGATTGGAAGAACTGTGCAAATTACTGGCTCCCCTAAGTGAGCGAGGTCGAGTGTGAGCCAGGTCAAGAGGATAGGCTTATCTTCTGGTTGGCAGGTTTATCCAACCTAAGACATCAAGGCCCAGTGCCTCATGGCAGCTGTGCCTCTAAGGAGATGAGAGAATTTGTAAGCagcagtgaagacatcaaatgctGCATTACATTGAGGAAATCTGCCTCAAAAGATCTCTTCAAAGCGTTCAAAAGCAAAAATTGTCACCCTGGGGAATAAAGCATACCTAACCCAAAGCATTTCCAGTCACCTCGTCcacgtgtgaaagttggatactgactAAGGACGACTGAAGAAGAGTCAGTGCACAGTGTTCAGGGAGAACATACCAGGGACTACCAGAGCAATGAATAAATCTGAAGTAAAGTCACATCTCTGGTATTTTGGATGTGATATCAGAAggactagtccctagagaaggacaccatgcttaatAAAGGAACAGATCGGgggacgggggagggggggagagagagagagaccttcaaCAAAATAGATTGCccagtgattgcaacaatgggctgaaacacagCGACGATTGTGAAGGTGGTGTTGGACAGGTGTGTTAGGCCGCGTTGACTAGATCAAGTGACACTctgatatgtgtaagaaagagctttctatctagAAGTAGTCATATATCAAGAACactccccagcccagtccaactcaagtctctaagtccagtactagtccataagcctCTCCCTCTTCAGGCGCACACAGGTTGTCGGGTACGGAGTGGTGTGGCTCCCTTGACGGTGGATTCATCACAGGGTTCTGGCAGCAATTGGGGTCAGCCAACACGAAGGTGAAGGAACAGAGAGAAGGGATGTTTCCAGAccccttcttatgagaaggccacacccacaaggaggcaccatcaggctgtgacttgattgacaggttgaatactacTCCAAcacttttttaaacgttttattaggggctcaaacaactctaatcacaatccatacatacatcaattgtgtaaagcacatctgtacattcattgacctcatcattctcaaagcatttgctctccatttaagccctttgcatcaggccctctttttccccctccctccctgctcccctctccctcatgagcccttgataatttataaattcttattttgacatatctttccctgtgcgacatcccagggaggaggtcacatgtagatgcttgtaatcggtttcctctttccaacccactcaccctccaccctcccagtatcgccacgcacacccctggtcctaaaggtatcatccaccctggattccctgtgcctccagctactatatgcaccagtgtacatcctctgctctatccagacttgcaaggtagaattcggatcatgatagggggggttgagagtggggggaagcatttaggaactggaggaaagctgtattcttcatcggtgctacatagcaccctgactgactcatctcctcccctagacccctctgcaaggggatctccagtggctgacaaatgggctttgggtctccactctgcacttcccccttcattcactatggtaagatttttttgttctgatgatgccttatacccttcaacacctcgtgatcacacaggctggtgtgcttcttccatgtgtgctttgttgcttctggactagatagccacttgttcaccttcaagtctttaagaccccagacactatctgttttgatagccgggcactgtcagctttctttgccacatttgcttatgcacccgtttgtcctcagtgatcgtattatggaggtgtgcacccaatagtattttttgttctttcatgcttgataactgatcctttcggaaccacgtgatcacacaggctggtgtgttcttccatgtgggctttgttgcttctgagctagttggctgcttgtttatcttcaagcctttaagaccccagacactatctcttttgatagccgggcaccatcagctttcttcaccacatttgcttattcacccactttgtcttcagtggttgtgtcgggagggtgagcatcttagaatgtcaatttaatagaagaaaatattcttacattgagggagtacttgagtagaggcccagtgtccttccgccaccttaatactaaacctataaatataggtacatagatctatttccccatccttgtatatatagttgcatatgtacatgtctttgtctagacctctataaatgccctttgcctcccagctctttcctctattccccttgactttcctcctgtcccactatcatgctccgtccccacctgggtttcagccctacacttttatgtatctttAAGATGACAGGaatttatgtaactgccacaacagggTAATGTTGCATTCCGTTGTACATAAAGTTGCAATGAATTGAAACCGACTTGAGGACACTTGACTACAATAGTAACAGCATCTGTTCCTCCTTTGAAAAGGGCAAGAATGAGAAGAGACCAAGAATCTTGTATTGCCCCCACGCTGCCTGTTGCTAACTCAGTGAGATGTCTTTGCCACTTACTTGCTCGCATGACTGGGACTGCTGTGTGGCAGTGAAGAAATTTGCCAACAGTTAGGCAAAAACCATTAGGTGTCATCTCTTCTTACAACCACAGCTCCCGTTTATTGAGGGGTTAGCCGGTATGTACTATGCGTGATTCCAAGTGATGTCACCTAACATGTCATTTAACATTCTTAACAAAGCAAGGGAAAGCCCTCGTGGGCTGTTGAACATTCAAGCACAAGATCAGAAGTACGAACCCACCAGTCACGACAGGAGAAAAGACGAGGctggctgttcccataaagatttttaaagtctccgaaacccaaagggacagttttacatcctttgtgtcccctaggaattgactcaatggcagtgggttttggtgggAAAGGGCTAAGGGGAGCGCTATAGCATAGTGGCTGAAGCTCTCAGTTGCCAGccactcagggagaaagctgtccCATTGTGCTTcagtcaagatttacagctttagaaGTCCGATAAGGCAGGTCCACTctgacctagagggtcactatgagagaccactaaatggcaatgggtttgcatTCAGAGGgcagatttaggctaggggaaacacaTTACTGTTGCTCTATTTTGTAGATGGATAAGCTGAGACATCGAAAAGTTAAACACAACAGATCACCTTGACAGAAAATCATACA
Coding sequences:
- the ZNF365 gene encoding protein ZNF365 isoform X3; translated protein: MQQKAFEESRYPWQESFENVAVCLPFRCPSCGDHTRFRSLSSLKAHLEFSHSYEERTLLTKCSLFTSLKDTDLVTSVEPLKQVKLQGSGSVVKQKPTYVNLYSISHEHSKDRKPFEVVAERPVSYVQTYTAMDLRADSLDGPRSSPGLPTSDTKAAFEAHVREKFNRMVEAVDRTIEKRIDKLTKELAQKTAELLEVRAAFLQLTQKKQEVQRRERALNRQVDVAVEMIASLRHRLTESEEELLRKEEEVVTFNHFLEAAAEKEVQGKARLQDFIENLLQRVELAEKQLEYYQSQQAAGLCRDVSEHVKPRACALCE